In one Brevibacterium sp. CBA3109 genomic region, the following are encoded:
- a CDS encoding Lrp/AsnC family transcriptional regulator, with the protein MAHLMPSGSNHRLGNLDEKSKAIIVELQHDGRKSYSAIGKSVGLSEAAVRQRVSRLIESGVMEIVAVTDPLSLGFARQAMVGVKVRGDISKVADRLHGYDEIDYLVVTAGSFDLLVEIVCESDRHLIEFVNQELRSIDAVVDTELFMYLSLEKQKYNWGTR; encoded by the coding sequence ATGGCCCACTTGATGCCGAGCGGAAGCAATCACCGCCTGGGCAATCTCGACGAGAAATCGAAAGCGATCATCGTCGAGTTGCAGCACGATGGACGCAAGTCCTATTCCGCCATCGGCAAATCCGTCGGGCTGTCGGAAGCTGCCGTCCGTCAGCGGGTCTCCAGGCTCATCGAATCCGGCGTCATGGAAATCGTCGCCGTCACCGATCCTCTGAGTCTGGGCTTCGCCCGACAGGCCATGGTGGGAGTCAAGGTTCGGGGCGACATCTCCAAGGTCGCCGACCGACTTCACGGATACGATGAGATCGACTATCTCGTCGTGACCGCGGGGTCCTTCGACCTCTTGGTCGAGATCGTCTGCGAATCAGATCGCCACCTGATCGAATTCGTCAACCAAGAGCTCCGTTCAATCGACGCAGTCGTGGACACGGAGCTCTTCATGTACCTCTCACTCGAAAAGCAAAAATACAATTGGGGGACGCGATGA
- a CDS encoding L-lactate permease has product MTPLLALAPIMLAIALLILRQSSWISATAGVIAAGLSVVLFFPTPMSVLLESGADYFPLILEVALILLFGMVLARLLEAAGSMGEISAWVESAAPSRPLGVALVVFGLVPFAESVTGFGIGVTIGVPVLRLLGCSLRQSAMLGLLGLIAVPWGALGPGTTVAAALAGLDVDELGVATAWINAIPVVIVAASVILIMRPGLVSCLGIAATAALMWAGILTASIAIGMAPAGIIGSLLVIAVMGGLFIIRRRSTGFTRRLGIAVLPYATLTLGLLLARALQSTFPSLLTQIVASPPFWLAAACIIAAFTVDSRRTVTRSAVRSWAPIGAGTAAFMLMGWVMTTTGMSAAIGSLVPAGLVLLTPWLTATGAVVTGSNTGANSMFTGTIDAVAAASHISSLPVVAAGNAAGSLAALAAPPRVAMSVQMADPSGPASASDIGWVQGRALAVAGANALCLGLWIQFMA; this is encoded by the coding sequence ATGACACCACTGCTGGCGCTTGCTCCAATTATGCTCGCCATCGCCCTGCTCATCCTCAGGCAGAGCTCGTGGATCTCCGCCACAGCCGGGGTCATCGCCGCCGGACTCTCCGTCGTCCTCTTCTTTCCGACGCCGATGTCGGTTCTGCTCGAATCCGGTGCCGACTACTTTCCGCTCATCCTCGAAGTCGCCCTCATCCTCCTCTTCGGCATGGTGCTCGCACGGCTCCTCGAAGCGGCAGGTTCGATGGGCGAGATCTCCGCCTGGGTCGAATCAGCGGCACCCAGTCGGCCGCTCGGTGTGGCCCTCGTCGTCTTCGGCCTCGTCCCGTTCGCCGAATCAGTCACCGGCTTCGGCATCGGTGTGACGATCGGAGTCCCCGTCCTCCGACTGCTCGGATGCTCGCTGCGTCAATCGGCGATGCTCGGACTCCTGGGCCTCATCGCCGTGCCGTGGGGCGCGTTGGGGCCGGGCACGACGGTCGCGGCGGCATTGGCCGGCCTGGACGTCGACGAGCTTGGCGTGGCGACGGCGTGGATCAATGCGATCCCTGTGGTCATCGTTGCCGCCTCGGTGATCCTCATCATGCGGCCTGGCCTCGTCTCCTGCCTCGGGATCGCCGCGACCGCCGCCCTCATGTGGGCGGGCATCCTGACGGCCAGCATTGCGATCGGCATGGCCCCGGCAGGCATCATCGGCTCACTCCTCGTCATTGCAGTCATGGGCGGGCTCTTCATCATCCGGCGTCGCAGCACCGGCTTCACCCGGCGGCTGGGAATCGCTGTGCTGCCCTACGCAACACTGACTCTCGGACTGCTCCTTGCTCGCGCACTCCAGTCCACCTTCCCTTCGCTGCTGACTCAGATCGTCGCCTCTCCCCCGTTCTGGTTGGCTGCCGCCTGCATAATCGCGGCGTTCACGGTGGACTCTCGGCGCACCGTCACGCGTTCTGCCGTGCGCTCCTGGGCACCCATCGGGGCAGGGACAGCGGCCTTCATGCTCATGGGATGGGTCATGACGACAACCGGGATGAGTGCTGCGATCGGATCACTGGTACCTGCCGGCCTCGTCCTGCTCACGCCCTGGCTGACCGCCACAGGAGCTGTGGTCACCGGCTCGAACACCGGCGCCAACTCAATGTTCACCGGCACCATTGACGCGGTCGCCGCCGCATCCCACATCTCGTCCCTGCCCGTGGTTGCCGCAGGGAACGCAGCCGGCTCACTCGCTGCGCTGGCTGCTCCCCCACGTGTGGCGATGTCGGTGCAGATGGCCGATCCCTCCGGGCCCGCCTCGGCGAGTGACATCGGCTGGGTTCAGGGCCGAGCATTGGCCGTGGCTGGAGCCAACGCCCTCTGCCTCGGACTCTGGATCCAGTTCATGGCCTGA
- a CDS encoding aspartate aminotransferase family protein, translating into MTENVTRAGTGYQDAIRNNVWMHMSPHQSLFNGGEAPIITRGEGHHIFDDKGKKYLDGLAGLFTVQVGHGREEIAKAMYDQALKLPFMPLWSFAHPQAIEVSERLASFAPGDLNRVFLTSGGGDSVESAMKLAKNYFKITGKPGKHKIISRATAYHGTPHGALSVTSLPDLREQFAPLVPGAIKVPNTNFYRSPQPYAHDEKAFGRWAADRIAEAIEFEGADSVAAVFLEPVQNSGGCFPPPPGYFDRVREICDEYDVLMVSDETICAYGRIGDMFACNDFGYVPDIITSAKGITSGYAPLGAMIASDRLFEPFGPGGEETFYHGYTFGGHPVACAAAMANFDVFEKEKLNDHVHENAAAFKFTLEKLKDLPIVGDVRGEGFFYGIELVKDRDTKESFTEEESERILKNFVSAKMYENGLYCRADDRGDPVIQLSPPLTVGQKEFDEMEQIIRGVLSEAWTKL; encoded by the coding sequence ATGACAGAGAATGTCACCAGAGCTGGCACCGGCTATCAGGATGCCATCCGCAACAACGTGTGGATGCATATGTCACCGCACCAGTCACTGTTCAATGGTGGTGAAGCACCGATCATCACTCGTGGCGAAGGCCACCACATCTTCGACGACAAGGGCAAGAAGTACCTTGATGGTCTGGCCGGACTATTCACAGTCCAGGTTGGCCACGGTCGCGAGGAGATCGCGAAGGCAATGTACGATCAGGCGCTGAAGCTGCCGTTCATGCCGCTGTGGTCCTTCGCCCACCCGCAGGCCATTGAGGTCTCCGAGCGCCTTGCGAGCTTCGCCCCGGGCGACCTCAACCGCGTCTTCCTCACCTCCGGCGGCGGTGACTCGGTCGAGTCCGCGATGAAGTTGGCGAAGAACTACTTCAAGATCACAGGCAAGCCGGGCAAGCACAAGATCATCTCGCGCGCCACGGCTTACCACGGCACCCCACACGGTGCCCTGTCCGTGACCTCACTGCCGGATCTGCGCGAACAGTTCGCGCCCTTGGTGCCTGGTGCGATCAAGGTGCCCAACACGAACTTCTACCGTTCGCCGCAGCCCTACGCCCACGATGAGAAGGCCTTCGGCCGCTGGGCAGCCGACCGCATCGCCGAGGCCATCGAGTTTGAGGGCGCCGATTCGGTCGCGGCCGTCTTCCTCGAGCCTGTGCAGAACTCCGGAGGTTGCTTCCCGCCGCCCCCCGGATACTTCGATCGGGTGCGCGAGATCTGCGACGAGTACGACGTGCTCATGGTCTCCGACGAAACCATCTGTGCCTATGGCCGCATCGGCGACATGTTCGCCTGCAACGATTTCGGCTATGTCCCCGACATCATCACGAGCGCCAAGGGCATCACCTCCGGCTACGCTCCGCTGGGTGCGATGATCGCCTCGGATCGTCTGTTCGAGCCGTTCGGCCCCGGTGGAGAAGAAACCTTCTACCACGGCTACACCTTCGGCGGTCACCCCGTCGCCTGTGCCGCCGCGATGGCGAACTTCGACGTGTTCGAAAAGGAGAAGCTCAACGACCACGTCCATGAGAACGCAGCCGCGTTCAAGTTCACGCTCGAGAAGCTCAAGGACCTGCCGATCGTCGGTGACGTTCGCGGTGAGGGCTTCTTCTACGGCATCGAACTCGTCAAGGATCGTGACACCAAGGAGTCCTTCACCGAGGAGGAGTCGGAGCGCATCCTCAAGAACTTCGTGTCCGCGAAGATGTACGAAAACGGCCTGTACTGCCGCGCCGATGACCGTGGAGACCCAGTCATCCAGCTCTCGCCTCCGCTGACCGTGGGTCAGAAGGAGTTCGATGAGATGGAGCAGATCATCCGCGGCGTCCTCTCAGAAGCCTGGACGAAGCTCTGA
- a CDS encoding M24 family metallopeptidase, producing MNEGELFYAGEDNRPDVQGMRPGAEQGRAGQEVRARPQPRPGEVDTIGANDLFFSADEYLGRIASVRDRMIDQGLSALIVTDPANIYYLTGYNAWSFYTPQLLFVPAAGPLTLFLRDMDARGATHTSWLPPEDIVGYPERYVQRPHIHPFDWVSFALRQRWEVARASSSPVGVEMDSHFFSPRAFRSLVNGVPEWRLVDSFELVNWIRAIKSPAEVALMRTAAEVTTESMNAALGTIGVGVAQNEVAAEIAAAQARGRGSAWGDYPAIVPLLPTGESADTPHLSWTDRRFIDDESVSIELAGVHRRYHVPLARTAVVGKPKQELIRLEGVVAEALAAVLDVAAPEVPTAELARTWNRVLALAGLEKPSRLGYSIGIGYPPDWGERTISIRTEDDQFLEAGMTFHLICGMWMNGYGYELSESILITDSGCDTFTAFPRELIRV from the coding sequence ATGAATGAGGGTGAGCTGTTCTACGCCGGAGAAGACAACCGGCCGGATGTCCAGGGAATGCGGCCCGGCGCCGAGCAGGGGCGAGCGGGGCAGGAAGTCAGGGCTCGTCCCCAGCCTCGGCCGGGCGAGGTCGACACGATCGGGGCGAACGATCTGTTCTTCTCCGCGGACGAATATCTGGGGCGCATCGCCTCGGTGCGCGATCGGATGATCGACCAGGGGCTGTCTGCGCTCATTGTCACGGACCCCGCCAATATCTACTACCTGACCGGTTACAACGCGTGGTCGTTCTACACCCCGCAGCTCCTGTTCGTTCCGGCCGCGGGTCCACTCACCCTGTTCCTGCGAGACATGGATGCCAGGGGAGCCACACATACCTCGTGGCTGCCGCCCGAGGACATCGTCGGCTATCCCGAACGGTATGTGCAGAGGCCCCACATCCACCCGTTCGACTGGGTGTCCTTCGCGCTGCGGCAGCGCTGGGAGGTCGCCCGCGCGTCCTCCTCGCCGGTCGGAGTCGAGATGGACTCGCATTTCTTCTCTCCGCGCGCTTTCCGATCGCTGGTCAACGGCGTTCCTGAGTGGAGGCTGGTCGACTCCTTCGAACTGGTGAACTGGATCCGGGCGATCAAGTCCCCGGCAGAGGTTGCGCTGATGCGCACTGCCGCCGAGGTGACCACGGAGTCGATGAACGCAGCGCTGGGCACGATTGGGGTCGGCGTCGCGCAGAACGAGGTGGCCGCGGAGATCGCGGCCGCGCAGGCTCGCGGGCGCGGCAGCGCCTGGGGTGACTACCCGGCCATCGTTCCGCTGCTGCCGACGGGGGAGAGTGCGGACACTCCGCATCTGAGCTGGACGGACCGCAGATTCATCGACGACGAGTCGGTGAGCATTGAGCTGGCCGGCGTCCACCGCCGTTATCACGTGCCCCTGGCGCGGACCGCCGTGGTGGGAAAGCCGAAGCAGGAGCTCATCCGTCTCGAAGGCGTCGTCGCCGAGGCGCTGGCTGCGGTGCTCGACGTCGCCGCGCCCGAGGTCCCCACCGCTGAACTCGCCCGGACGTGGAATCGGGTGTTGGCGCTGGCTGGATTGGAGAAGCCGAGCCGTCTGGGGTACTCCATCGGGATCGGATATCCGCCCGATTGGGGCGAGCGCACGATCTCGATCAGGACCGAGGACGATCAGTTCCTCGAGGCGGGAATGACCTTCCACCTCATCTGCGGCATGTGGATGAACGGGTACGGGTACGAGCTGTCCGAGTCAATCCTCATCACCGACAGCGGCTGTGACACTTTCACTGCGTTCCCGCGCGAGCTCATCCGGGTCTGA
- a CDS encoding DEAD/DEAH box helicase — MTDVSTSDIDTTPKFAELGLHPLVLQAVEAQGYETPTPIQAATIPALTDGRDVIGLAQTGTGKTAAFALPALSHLAEAGRANDGPFALVLTPTRELAIQVAEAFTSYATNLNDFSVLPIYGGQAYGPQLAGLKRGAQVVVGTPGRVIDHLKKGSLKLGSLQHLILDEADEMLKMGFAEDIEEIFSQSGDSRQVALFSATMPTSIHRLTGKYLNNPEEVRVDAKSQTGSNIRQRYFMVQHSHKLDALTRILEVEEYEGIIMFVRTKQATEELAEKLRARGFKAAAINGDIPQQARERTIDMLRAGKVDILVATDVAARGLDVERITLVVNFDIPHDTESYVHRIGRTGRAGRSGEAILFVTPREQRLLGSIERATKQKVEPLTMPSVEQLTNTRVEKFTKRIDDVLATTELTELATVIEQYELSRNVPATDIAAALASMVLESNSLKADPMPEPGRGKPGRDRDSGGRDGKPGRERSSRPRDENMTTYRLAIGRNERLQPGAVVGAIANEGGLTSKEIGHIDIRSNHTLVDLPKDLDSSVMRKLSNTEIQGRPIDIRPDSGRPARPFKKRNFDKQPGDNRSFRGDRRGGAKKFSNDRFGGERSHDRY; from the coding sequence ATGACAGATGTGTCAACATCCGACATCGATACAACACCGAAGTTCGCCGAGCTGGGTCTCCACCCGCTCGTCCTCCAGGCAGTCGAGGCCCAGGGCTACGAAACCCCGACCCCGATCCAGGCCGCAACCATTCCCGCGCTGACCGATGGTCGCGACGTCATCGGACTGGCTCAGACCGGTACCGGCAAGACTGCTGCTTTCGCCCTTCCGGCCCTGTCTCACCTCGCCGAGGCGGGCCGTGCCAATGACGGTCCCTTCGCTCTGGTGCTCACCCCCACCCGCGAGCTTGCGATCCAGGTCGCCGAGGCATTCACCTCGTATGCGACCAACCTCAACGACTTCTCAGTCCTCCCGATCTACGGCGGCCAGGCCTACGGCCCACAGCTGGCCGGCCTCAAGCGCGGCGCACAGGTCGTCGTGGGCACACCGGGTCGTGTCATCGACCATCTCAAAAAGGGCTCCCTCAAGCTCGGCAGCCTCCAGCACCTCATTCTCGATGAGGCCGACGAGATGCTCAAGATGGGCTTCGCCGAGGACATCGAAGAGATCTTCAGCCAGTCCGGTGACTCCCGTCAGGTGGCTCTGTTCTCCGCCACGATGCCGACGTCGATCCACCGCCTGACCGGCAAATACCTCAACAATCCCGAAGAAGTGCGCGTCGATGCGAAGTCGCAGACCGGATCGAACATCCGTCAGCGCTACTTCATGGTCCAGCACTCCCACAAGCTCGACGCTCTGACCCGAATCCTCGAGGTCGAGGAGTACGAGGGCATCATCATGTTCGTGCGCACCAAGCAGGCCACGGAAGAACTGGCAGAGAAGCTGCGTGCACGTGGCTTCAAGGCCGCAGCGATCAACGGTGACATTCCCCAGCAGGCTCGTGAACGCACGATCGACATGCTTCGCGCCGGAAAGGTCGACATCCTCGTCGCCACCGACGTCGCGGCCCGTGGCCTCGATGTTGAGCGCATCACCCTGGTCGTCAACTTCGATATCCCCCACGACACCGAGTCCTATGTCCACCGCATCGGACGCACCGGCCGTGCCGGACGTTCGGGTGAGGCGATTCTCTTCGTCACCCCGCGTGAGCAGCGCCTCCTCGGCTCCATCGAGCGTGCGACGAAGCAGAAGGTCGAGCCGTTGACGATGCCCAGCGTCGAACAGCTGACGAACACCCGTGTGGAGAAGTTCACGAAGCGCATCGACGATGTGCTTGCCACGACCGAGCTGACCGAACTCGCAACCGTCATCGAACAGTACGAGCTCTCCCGCAATGTTCCAGCGACGGACATCGCAGCTGCTCTGGCATCCATGGTCCTCGAGTCGAACTCCCTCAAGGCCGATCCCATGCCGGAACCCGGCCGTGGCAAACCCGGCCGTGACCGTGACTCCGGGGGCCGCGACGGCAAGCCCGGCCGTGAGCGCTCGTCCCGTCCGCGTGATGAGAACATGACCACCTACCGTCTGGCCATCGGCCGCAACGAACGCCTGCAGCCAGGTGCCGTCGTCGGCGCCATCGCCAACGAAGGCGGACTCACCTCGAAAGAGATCGGTCACATCGACATCCGGTCGAACCACACCTTGGTCGATCTGCCCAAGGACCTCGATTCCTCGGTCATGCGCAAGCTCTCCAACACCGAGATCCAGGGTCGCCCGATCGATATCCGTCCCGATTCGGGCCGTCCTGCTCGCCCGTTCAAGAAGCGCAACTTCGACAAGCAGCCCGGCGATAACCG
- a CDS encoding glycine--tRNA ligase, whose product MAQSKLDAVIALAKRRGFVFQAGEIYGGSRSAWDYGPLGVELKDNIKSQWWQTFVRGREDVVGLDSSIILPKRVWEASGHVETFVDPLVECLNCHKRHREDHLVEAYEAKHSKAPENGMADVVCPDCGTRGQWTEPQEFSGLVKTFLGPVDSDAGLYYLRPETAQGIFVNFNNVITAARKKPPFGIGQIGKAFRNEITPGNFIFRTREFEQMEIEYFVRPEEADDYYREWIEACWNWFLDLGISEDNVRRLDVPEDDRAHYSSGTIDVEYRFGFQGSEWGELMGVANRTDYDLGTHTEASGAKLQYFDQASGERFTPYVIEPSFGLTRSMMAFLVDAYFEDEAPNTKGGVDKRIVLKLDPRLAPIKAAVLPLSRNEKLSPQAKELAARLRKRWNIDFDDAGAIGRRYRRQDEIGTPLCITFDFDSLDDNAVTIRKRDDMSQERVSLDQVENYLAEHLGV is encoded by the coding sequence GTGGCACAGTCCAAGTTGGATGCCGTCATCGCCCTGGCCAAACGCAGAGGATTCGTCTTCCAAGCCGGAGAGATCTATGGCGGATCCCGTTCGGCCTGGGACTACGGGCCATTGGGCGTTGAGCTCAAGGACAACATCAAGTCCCAGTGGTGGCAGACCTTCGTCCGCGGTCGTGAAGACGTTGTCGGACTCGACTCCTCCATCATCCTGCCCAAGCGCGTATGGGAGGCCTCCGGACATGTGGAGACCTTCGTCGATCCGCTCGTCGAATGCCTCAACTGCCACAAGCGCCACCGCGAGGACCACCTCGTCGAGGCCTATGAGGCCAAGCACTCCAAGGCGCCCGAGAACGGGATGGCCGACGTCGTCTGCCCCGACTGCGGAACACGCGGACAGTGGACCGAGCCGCAGGAGTTCTCCGGCCTGGTCAAGACCTTCCTGGGCCCTGTCGACTCGGATGCAGGCCTTTACTACCTGCGCCCGGAGACCGCTCAGGGCATCTTCGTGAACTTCAACAACGTCATCACCGCGGCACGGAAGAAGCCGCCGTTCGGCATCGGCCAGATCGGCAAGGCATTCCGCAACGAGATCACTCCCGGAAACTTCATCTTCCGCACCCGCGAGTTCGAGCAGATGGAGATCGAGTACTTCGTCCGCCCCGAAGAGGCCGACGATTACTATCGCGAATGGATCGAAGCCTGCTGGAACTGGTTCCTCGATCTGGGAATCAGCGAAGACAACGTGCGTCGCCTCGACGTCCCTGAAGACGACCGGGCACACTATTCGTCCGGCACGATCGACGTCGAGTACCGCTTCGGCTTCCAGGGATCGGAATGGGGCGAGCTCATGGGTGTGGCCAACCGCACCGACTACGACCTGGGCACCCACACCGAGGCATCGGGCGCGAAGCTGCAGTACTTCGACCAGGCCAGCGGTGAACGCTTCACTCCTTATGTCATCGAACCTTCCTTCGGCCTGACCCGGTCGATGATGGCATTCCTCGTCGACGCCTACTTCGAGGACGAGGCCCCGAACACGAAGGGCGGCGTCGACAAGCGCATCGTGCTCAAGCTCGATCCGCGCCTGGCTCCGATCAAGGCCGCCGTGCTGCCTCTGAGTCGCAACGAGAAGCTGTCCCCGCAGGCTAAGGAGCTCGCTGCCCGGCTGCGCAAGCGTTGGAACATCGACTTCGACGATGCCGGTGCGATCGGTCGTCGCTACCGTCGTCAGGACGAGATCGGCACCCCGCTGTGCATCACGTTCGACTTCGACTCGCTCGACGACAACGCGGTCACGATCCGCAAGCGTGATGACATGAGCCAGGAGCGCGTCAGCCTCGATCAGGTCGAGAACTACCTGGCCGAGCACCTCGGCGTCTGA